The Methylocella tundrae genome contains the following window.
GCACGCGCTTTCCGAGCCGGGACAGGCGCTGCCCAATGGCGTCGGCCACGGCGCCGCCGACGCCCGTATCAATTTCGTCGAAAACGAGAGTTGGAGCCGAGCCCCTGTCGGCGAGCGCTACCTTCAGAGCCAGCATGAAGCGCGCGAGCTCGCCGCCCGAGGCGATTTTCATCAAAGGACCCGGCCGCGTTCCAGGATTCGTCTGCACCCAGAACTCGATCTGGTCGACGCCTTCGGGCCCGGCCGGCTCAGGCGCGATCGCAGTGGAGAAGCGCGCGCCTTCAAGCTTCAGCGGCGAGAGTTCGGCGTTGACCGTACGATCGAGCTCGGCGGCCGCGGATTTACGCGCTTCCGACAGGCTTTTCGCAGCGGTGAAATAATCGGCCTCCGACGCGGCGACCGCGGCGGCGAGCGCGCGAAGTTTCGCCTCCCCTGCGTCGAGATCGCCAAGCCGCGCCGCGAAGGTCTCCGCCAATTGCGAAAGCCCGGCGACAGGAACCGAATATTTGCGGCTTGCGGCGCGCAGAGCGAATAGCCGCTCCTCGACCTGCTCCAGTTCGCGCGGATCGAAATCAGCGTCGCGCAGCGCCTGTTCGAGCGTCTGCCCCGCGAGGTCCAGGGCGCCGAGGGCTGCATCAAGCGCCAGCGCGGCCGGCTCGATCAGGGCCGGCGCCTGCGGCTGTCGGCGCTGCAGCCGGCGCAAGGCGGCGGAAAGCGATGACATCGGCGAATGATCGCCGGCGACGGCCTCAAACACGTCGCGCAAATCGGCCGTCACCTTTTCGGCCTGCATCATGGCTGTGCGCCGCGCCGCCAGCGCCTCTTCTTCGTCCATCTCGGGCTTCAGCTTGTCGAGCTCGGCGAAGGCGTGACGCAGGTAATCGGCGTCGGCGCGCGCCTGCTCGATGCGCGCTTGCTCGCGCGCCCGTTCAGCCATGAGGCCCCGCCATTCGGCGTGCGCCGCGCGGACTTTTGAAAGCCGGGCGTCAAGGCCGCCGAATGCGTCGATCAGCTGGCGATGGGTCGTGGCGTCGACGAGCGCGCGATCGTCGTGCTGGCCATGAATTTCGACAAGCTCCCGCGTGATCGCGCGCAGCGCCTGCGATGTGACGCGCTGATCGTTGACAAAGGCGCGCGTGCGGCCATCCGCCAATTGCACACGCCGCAGGATGAGGCCGCCATCCGTCTCGATGTCCTGCGCGTTCGCCGTCACAAGGGCCGGATGATCGGGGCTAAGGTCGAAGGCCGCCGTCACCTGGCCCTGCGCCGCGCCTTCCCGGACCAAGGCGCCGTCGCCGCGCGCCCCGAGCGTCAGGGAAAAGGCGTCAAGCAGGATCGATTTGCCGGCGCCGGTCTCGCCGGTCAGGATCGTGAGGCCGCCGCCGAACGTCAGATCCAGCTGGTCGATCAGGACGATGTTACGGATGGAGAGCTGAACCAGCATCCGGCCGACGCCTCCCCGCACGAGCCAGAGAAATCTTTGCGTCGCTCGGCGCGGGCGCCTCAAAAAGCGAGAGCATTTTCAAGCGATATGGATAGAGGATCGCCTACGGAAAATGCAATAGAACGCACCAAAAGGGAAGCGCTGAAAACCTCAGCCGAGGTGGAAAGCCTTGGAGATCCAGGAGCCCTTATCCTCGTTCGGCTCCAGCCCGCCGGTTTTCAGAAGCGCATAGGCGTCCTTGTACCAGACCGAATCAGGATAATTGTGGCCGAGAACAGCCGCCGCCGTCTGCGCTTCCTGGGGAAGCCCAAGCGCCAGATAGGCTTCGGTCAGCCGCATCAAGGCTTCCTCAGCGTGGCGGGTGGTCTGGTATTTGGCCAGAACCTCACGGAAGCGGCCGACCGCCGCGACGAAATTGCGCTGATTGAGATAATAGCGCCCAACCATCATTTCCTTGCCGGCGAGCTGGTCGCGCGCAACCTGAAGCTTGTAGCGCGCGTCCTCGGCATATTCGGATTTTGGGAATTTATCGAGGATCTGCTGGAACAGATCCGCAGCCTTCGATGCACGCTCCTGGTCGCGGCTGACGTCCGGAATCTGATTATAATAGGACATCGCCTGGAGGTAGTAAGCGTAGTCGACATCGGGCGCGTTGGGATAAAGCCCGATGTAGCGCTTGGCCGAACCGGCGGCGTCGTCATAGCTGCCGTTTTGATATTGGGCGAAGGTGGTCATCAACAGACCTTTCCTTTGCCATTGCGAATAGGGATATTGCTTGTCGAGATTGGCGAATGTCTTCGCGGCGCCGTCGTAATTCTTGCTTTTCAGCCGGGCGAGGCCCTGGTCATAGAGTTGATCGGCGGGCGTATCCTTGACGACCTCGGTCTTATATTTATCGCCGCCGAACAGATTCATCGGATTCAGCGAATCCAGTCCCGAACATG
Protein-coding sequences here:
- a CDS encoding outer membrane protein assembly factor BamD, with amino-acid sequence MTYASNDVRPSPPRAAPRLLLRMSAACALALTAGACSGLDSLNPMNLFGGDKYKTEVVKDTPADQLYDQGLARLKSKNYDGAAKTFANLDKQYPYSQWQRKGLLMTTFAQYQNGSYDDAAGSAKRYIGLYPNAPDVDYAYYLQAMSYYNQIPDVSRDQERASKAADLFQQILDKFPKSEYAEDARYKLQVARDQLAGKEMMVGRYYLNQRNFVAAVGRFREVLAKYQTTRHAEEALMRLTEAYLALGLPQEAQTAAAVLGHNYPDSVWYKDAYALLKTGGLEPNEDKGSWISKAFHLG
- the recN gene encoding DNA repair protein RecN, coding for MLVQLSIRNIVLIDQLDLTFGGGLTILTGETGAGKSILLDAFSLTLGARGDGALVREGAAQGQVTAAFDLSPDHPALVTANAQDIETDGGLILRRVQLADGRTRAFVNDQRVTSQALRAITRELVEIHGQHDDRALVDATTHRQLIDAFGGLDARLSKVRAAHAEWRGLMAERAREQARIEQARADADYLRHAFAELDKLKPEMDEEEALAARRTAMMQAEKVTADLRDVFEAVAGDHSPMSSLSAALRRLQRRQPQAPALIEPAALALDAALGALDLAGQTLEQALRDADFDPRELEQVEERLFALRAASRKYSVPVAGLSQLAETFAARLGDLDAGEAKLRALAAAVAASEADYFTAAKSLSEARKSAAAELDRTVNAELSPLKLEGARFSTAIAPEPAGPEGVDQIEFWVQTNPGTRPGPLMKIASGGELARFMLALKVALADRGSAPTLVFDEIDTGVGGAVADAIGQRLSRLGKRVQVLAVTHAPQVAARAEDHFRIAKDAAEPGRVATRVLALGKDARREEIARMLAGATITDEARAAAARLLQGSR